A single genomic interval of Osmia lignaria lignaria isolate PbOS001 chromosome 9, iyOsmLign1, whole genome shotgun sequence harbors:
- the LOC117607032 gene encoding putative elongation factor 1-delta isoform X4, translated as MEKSALAQEKVWFDKPSYDKAERLYFERMAKGNQQTTSSMLSAGGSLANEVAKARQHIKQSLQCMDDIAAVAGLTAPNDNKKDTVDVSLVQSLKNIIDKLDERVKALEDKVSLLYTAPPTLAVCPAKPEPATKQTQEKADDDEDVDLFGSDSEAKDAEAAKIREERLAAYAAKKSKKPALIAKSNIILDVKPWDDETDMKAMETKVRKIECDGLLWGAAKLVPLAFGIHKLQISCVVEDDKVSVDWLTEKIQEIEDFVQSVDIAAFNKV; from the exons ATGGAAAAATCAGCATTAGCCCAAGAAAAGGTATGGTTTGATAAGCCATCCTATGACAAGGCAGAACGGCTATATTTTGAAAGAATGGCTAAG GGAAATCAGCAAACCACTAGTTCAATGCTATCTGCTGGTGGAAGTTTAGCCAATGAAGTGGCCAAGGCTCGTCAACATATTAAACAATCCTTACAGTGT ATGGACGATATTGCAGCTGTGGCTGGTCTAACTGCTCCAAATGATAACAAGAAAGACACAGTTGATGTTAGCC TCGTTcaatcattgaaaaatattattgacaAATTGGATGAACGTGTGAAAGCTCTTGAAGACAAGGTTTCACTCCTATATACCGCTCCTCCAACACTAGCTGTTTGCCCTGCTAAACCTGAACCAGCTACAAAGCAAACGCAGGAAAAAGCCGACGATGACGAGGATGTCGATCTCTTTGGTTCAGATTCAGAGGCAA AGGATGCAGAAGCTGCAAAAATTAGGGAAGAAAGATTGGCTGCGTATGCCGCGAAAAAGTCCAAAA AACCAGCTTTGATCGCTAAGTCGAACATAATATTAGACGTGAAACCGTGGGACGACGAAACAGATATGAAAGCTATGGAAACTAAAGTGCGAAAAATTGAGTGTGATGGTTTATTATGGGGCGCAG CAAAACTTGTTCCACTAGCTTTTGGAATTCACAAACTTCAAATTTCTTGTGTCGTAGAAGACGACAAAGTTTCTGTAGATTGGCTGACAGAAAAAATTCAGGAAATCGAGGATTTTGTACAAAGCGTAGATATTGCAGCTTTTAATAAAGTATAA
- the Sf3b6 gene encoding splicing factor 3B subunit 6: MTMAMLQRRANVRLPPEVNRVLYIRNLPYKITAEEMYDIFGKYGAIRQIRVGNTAETRGTAFVVYEDIFDAKNACDHLSGFNVCNRYLVVLYYQSNKAFKRVDVDKKMEEIDKLKTKYNLNEEKK; this comes from the exons ATGACTATGGCAATGCTTCAACGGAGGGCCAAT GTAAGATTGCCTCCGGAAGTGAATAGAGTATTATACATAAGGAATTTGCCTTACAAAATCACAGCTGAAgaaatgtatgatatttttggcaAATATGGAGCTATCAGACAAATTCGAGT GGGTAATACAGCTGAGACTAGAGGGACagcttttgttgtttacgaagACATATTCGATGCCAAAAATGCATGCGACCACTTGAGTGGATTCAATGTTTGTAACAGATACCTGGTAGTGTTATATTATCAAAGCAATAAGGCCTTTAAACGGGTTGATGTAGATAAAAAGATGGAAGAGATAGATAAATTAAAGACAAAATATAATCTtaacgaagaaaagaaataa
- the Hs6st gene encoding heparan sulfate 6-O-sulfotransferase isoform X2: protein MGRRSNEEGVSELSVLVQDDLCERTATMESRARRTRLRSVVGICLFLALTSIIYLGYFCPDHVCALTSREIKESVRLSEGLSAGPGSGLSSVSVEFDKNGLLSVHPAFRLQSIQGSLGYDDVFTNDTFQFDINGHDVIVFLHIQKTGGTLFGKHLVRDLDLQRPCSCQRRRKRCFCFRPNRNENWLFSRYSTGWKCGLHADWTELTGCVDTELNKIEGDGIKRRYFYITIIRDPVARYLSEFRHVQRGATWRGARHWCGGTQANIPQCYPGSSWQGVSLEQVGQYSFEETFGMRFAVAFEQHNATLSAATMATLTAEQLDAVRRLNRLDLELYEFAKNLAFQRFKRLRDRDPYFVQRFQHLGELPSRQSVTEFNWDSVIEDTTDVE from the exons ATGGGCAGACGGTCAAACGAAGAAGGCGTTAGCGAACTCTCGGTCCTTGTACAGGACGATTTATGCGAGAGGACCGCGACGATGGAGTCACGAGCACGGAGGACTCGGTTACGTAGCGTTGTAGGGATATGTTTGTTTCTCGCGCTCACGAGTATCATCTATCTCGGCTACTTTTGTCCGGATCATGTATGCGCTCTAACGAGCCGCGAGATCAAGGAATCCGTAAGATTATCCGAGGGTCTGTCCGCGGGTCCCGGCTCTGGTTTGTCTTCCGTCTCCGTTGAATTCGACAAAAATGGCCTGCTCTCCGTACATCCTGCTTTTAGATTGCAGAGTATTCAAGGGAGCCTCGGTTACGACGATGTCTTTACCAATGATACCTTCCAGTTTGACATTAATGGTCATGATGTAATTGTTTTCTTACATATCCAGAAAACTG GAGGAACATTATTTGGAAAACACTTAGTTAGAGATCTGGATTTGCAAAGACCTTGTTCTTGTCAGAGAAGGCGTAAGCGTTGTTTTTGTTTCCGTCCAAATCGCAATGAAAATTGGCTTTTCTCAAGATATTCTACTGGTTGGAAATGTGGTTTACATGCTGACTGGACAGAATTGACCGGTTGTGTTGATACAGAGTTAAATAAGATCGAAGGGGATGGGATAAAACGTAGATACTTTTATATAACTATCATAAGGGATCCTGTTGCACGATACTTGTCTGAATTTAGGCATGTACAAAGAGGTGCAACTTGGAGAGGTGCTAGACATTGGTGCGGAGGAACACAAGCCAATATACCACAATGTTATCCTGGATCTAGTTGGCAAGGTGTTTCTTTAGAACAA GTGGGACAGTATTCTTTTGAGGAAACATTTGGAATGAGATTTGCTGTTGCATTTGAGCAACATAATGCAACATTGAGTGCCGCTACAATGGCAACTCTTACCGCAGAACAATTAGATGCGGTGCGTAGATTAAATAGATTGGATTTGGAACTTTATGAGTTTGCAAAAAATCTTGCATTTCAAAGATTTAAACGGCTCAGAGATCGTGATCCATATTTCGTACAACGATTTCAACATCTTGGAGAATTACCTTCGAGGCAGAGCGTAACAGAATTCAATTGGGATTCTGTTATTGAAGATACAACGGATGTTGAATGA
- the LOC117607032 gene encoding protein artemis isoform X2, translated as MSTFLGLIKEIPGISVDRFDGENLTSSVFFLSHCHYDHMHGLADHFFEYLDENNKYLYCSHITKALLKNKFKFKDNCVKEVTIDTSIVIEYKVQNEDEILISVTSISAGHCPGSVMFLFERNNVSVLYTGDFRINPKDFSKLKSLHYCKDSKLFPRIFTKIYLDTTFLSNDFAFFPTRQETVLKICTVIKDWLNKDPRNVVILECSATYGSEFLFIELSKVLNMKIHVKNYVYETYCRIEQLSCCVTNDPNSTPIHACKQKISSSGLHCRSNVKKENIMIIIPSVMKWRKKDTSVIGEWDTVRERTFNVCYATHSSFNELKAFIQYFKALEIYPCVVKTEEEQEVYHLLDEIANKSDKQIILKQTYKLKLPNKEVSNKVPFKSEYFSSDDDSL; from the coding sequence ATGTCAACTTTTCTTGGGCTTATTAAGGAGATACCAGGCATCTCAGTGGATCGTTTTGATGGAGAGAATTTAACATCTTCTGTATTTTTTCTTAGTCATTGTCATTATGATCATATGCATGGTTTAGCTGACCATTTTTTCGAATATttagatgaaaataataaatatctataTTGTAGTCATATCACAAAAGCactgttaaaaaataaatttaaatttaaagataATTGTGTAAAAGAAGTAACTATTGACACATCTATTGTTATAGAATATAAAGTACAGAATGAAGATGAAATCCTTATTTCTGTAACTTCTATATCTGCAGGACATTGTCCTGGATCAGTAATGTTTCTTTTCGAAAGAAATAATGTTTCAGTATTATATACTGGTGATTTTCGTATTAATCCAAAGGATTTCTCAAAGTTGAAAAGTTTACATTATTGTAAAGATTCTAAATTGTTTCCTAGAATATTTACCAAAATCTATTTAGATACAACATTTCTAAGCaatgattttgccttttttccaACTAGACAAGAGACTGTACTGAAAATATGTACAGTTATTAAAGACTGGTTAAATAAGGACCCAAGAAATGTTGTTATTCTGGAATGTTCAGCCACATACGGTtctgaatttctttttatagaatTATCTAAAGtgttaaatatgaaaattcatgtaaaaaattatgtatatgAAACTTATTGTCGCATTGAACAACTATCATGTTGTGTTACAAATGATCCAAATAGTACACCAATACATGCTTGTAAGCAAAAAATATCTTCATCAGGTTTACATTGTAGAAgcaatgtaaaaaaagaaaatattatgattattattccaTCTGTAATGAAATGGAGAAAAAAAGATACAAGTGTAATAGGAGAGTGGGATACAGTGAGAGAAAGAACTTTCAATGTATGTTATGCTACTCACTCTTCTTTCAATGAACTCAAAGCATTTATTCAGTATTTTAAGGCATTAGAGATATATCCTTGTGTTGTTaaaacagaagaagaacaagaggtATATCATTTGTTAGATGAAATCGCAAACAAATCAGATAAACAGATAATATTGAAACAGACATATAAATTAAAGCTTCCAAATAAAGAAGTATCAAATAAAGTTCCATTTAAATCTGAATATTTTAGTAGCGACGATGATAGTTTGTGA
- the Hs6st gene encoding heparan sulfate 6-O-sulfotransferase isoform X1 codes for MGRRSNEEGVSELSVLVQDDLCERTATMESRARRTRLRSVVGICLFLALTSIIYLGYFCPDHVCALTSREIKESVRLSEGLSAGPGSGLSSVSVEFDKNGLLSVHPAFRLQSIQGSLGYDDVFTNDTFQFDINGHDVIVFLHIQKTGGTLFGKHLVRDLDLQRPCSCQRRRKRCFCFRPNRNENWLFSRYSTGWKCGLHADWTELTGCVDTELNKIEGDGIKRRYFYITIIRDPVARYLSEFRHVQRGATWRGARHWCGGTQANIPQCYPGSSWQGVSLEQFMACPYNLASNRQTRMLADLSIVGCYNSTLSSLERDRLMLASAKHNLQFMPFFMLTEYQKVGQYSFEETFGMRFAVAFEQHNATLSAATMATLTAEQLDAVRRLNRLDLELYEFAKNLAFQRFKRLRDRDPYFVQRFQHLGELPSRQSVTEFNWDSVIEDTTDVE; via the exons ATGGGCAGACGGTCAAACGAAGAAGGCGTTAGCGAACTCTCGGTCCTTGTACAGGACGATTTATGCGAGAGGACCGCGACGATGGAGTCACGAGCACGGAGGACTCGGTTACGTAGCGTTGTAGGGATATGTTTGTTTCTCGCGCTCACGAGTATCATCTATCTCGGCTACTTTTGTCCGGATCATGTATGCGCTCTAACGAGCCGCGAGATCAAGGAATCCGTAAGATTATCCGAGGGTCTGTCCGCGGGTCCCGGCTCTGGTTTGTCTTCCGTCTCCGTTGAATTCGACAAAAATGGCCTGCTCTCCGTACATCCTGCTTTTAGATTGCAGAGTATTCAAGGGAGCCTCGGTTACGACGATGTCTTTACCAATGATACCTTCCAGTTTGACATTAATGGTCATGATGTAATTGTTTTCTTACATATCCAGAAAACTG GAGGAACATTATTTGGAAAACACTTAGTTAGAGATCTGGATTTGCAAAGACCTTGTTCTTGTCAGAGAAGGCGTAAGCGTTGTTTTTGTTTCCGTCCAAATCGCAATGAAAATTGGCTTTTCTCAAGATATTCTACTGGTTGGAAATGTGGTTTACATGCTGACTGGACAGAATTGACCGGTTGTGTTGATACAGAGTTAAATAAGATCGAAGGGGATGGGATAAAACGTAGATACTTTTATATAACTATCATAAGGGATCCTGTTGCACGATACTTGTCTGAATTTAGGCATGTACAAAGAGGTGCAACTTGGAGAGGTGCTAGACATTGGTGCGGAGGAACACAAGCCAATATACCACAATGTTATCCTGGATCTAGTTGGCAAGGTGTTTCTTTAGAACAA TTTATGGCATGTCCATATAATTTGGCAAGCAATCGCCAAACCAGAATGTTGGCTGACTTATCAATTGTTGGTTGTTACAACTCTACACTCAGCAGCTTGGAGAGAGATCGTCTCATGTTGGCTAGTGCTAAACACAATTTACAATTCATGCCTTTCTTCATGTTGACTGAGTACCAGAAA GTGGGACAGTATTCTTTTGAGGAAACATTTGGAATGAGATTTGCTGTTGCATTTGAGCAACATAATGCAACATTGAGTGCCGCTACAATGGCAACTCTTACCGCAGAACAATTAGATGCGGTGCGTAGATTAAATAGATTGGATTTGGAACTTTATGAGTTTGCAAAAAATCTTGCATTTCAAAGATTTAAACGGCTCAGAGATCGTGATCCATATTTCGTACAACGATTTCAACATCTTGGAGAATTACCTTCGAGGCAGAGCGTAACAGAATTCAATTGGGATTCTGTTATTGAAGATACAACGGATGTTGAATGA
- the LOC117607186 gene encoding dynactin subunit 3: MGTIELLEDRIAHLEKQIYGLMKANQGNDMPPENPMTDQLSNVNTLISSALSGREKANAMMKRLPELNSYLDPEFESVEIPIEAKLQLLLAMAPEIQRNYELLQQMQELMPVLETNCLRDVPELSNKLSNLNLSYLKLYEESQGLNNHINEIFSKYNEVITSISESLIAIDATVTAAEIAAMPKKQLD; this comes from the coding sequence ATGGGAACTATTGAGTTGTTAGAGGATAGAATTGCTCACTTGGAAAAACAAATATATGGTCTTATGAAGGCAAATCAAGGCAATGATATGCCACCAGAAAATCCTATGACTGACCAGCTTTCGAATGTAAACACATTAATCTCATCTGCACTGTCAGGACGAGAGAAAGCAAATGCTATGATGAAACGGTTACCAGAGCTAAATAGTTATTTAGATCCAGAGTTTGAAAGTGTAGAGATACCTATTGAAGCTAAACTCCAATTGTTACTAGCAATGGCACCAGAGATTCAAagaaattatgaattattacaACAGATGCAGGAGTTAATGCCTGTATTAGAAACTAACTGTTTAAGGGATGTGCCAGAGTTATCGAACAAACttagtaatttaaatttatcataCCTTAAATTGTACGAAGAAagtcaagggttaaataatcaTATAAATGAAATCTTTTCTAAGTACAATGAAGTGATAACTAGCATTTCTGAATCATTAATTGCTATAGATGCTACAGTAACAGCAGCTGAAATTGCAGCTATGCCTAAGAAACAATTAGATTAA
- the LOC117607032 gene encoding elongation factor 1-delta isoform X1 yields the protein MEKSALAQEKVWFDKPSYDKAERLYFERMAKVVSHKIMESCSLKSEVSLTNNCQDILNSNSLSKTKSKKSKDNQLIISDNISNDITNSKKKMSNTNKDEDEYNMQKKENVEEKQKSVKFKNDTKGEETSPTNDVSKKYNTKEVKEEKNKADTRHRNRGKAKKDAKESKENVASLTRNKQQLPTQGNQQTTSSMLSAGGSLANEVAKARQHIKQSLQCMDDIAAVAGLTAPNDNKKDTVDVSLVQSLKNIIDKLDERVKALEDKVSLLYTAPPTLAVCPAKPEPATKQTQEKADDDEDVDLFGSDSEAKDAEAAKIREERLAAYAAKKSKKPALIAKSNIILDVKPWDDETDMKAMETKVRKIECDGLLWGAAKLVPLAFGIHKLQISCVVEDDKVSVDWLTEKIQEIEDFVQSVDIAAFNKV from the exons ATGGAAAAATCAGCATTAGCCCAAGAAAAGGTATGGTTTGATAAGCCATCCTATGACAAGGCAGAACGGCTATATTTTGAAAGAATGGCTAAG GTGGTGTCCCATAAAATTATGGAAAGCTGCTCTCTTAAATCTGAGGTTTCTCTAACAAACAATTGTCAAGATATTCTGAATAGTAATTCTTTATCTAAGACAAAATCTAAGAAATCTAAAGATAATCAACTGATAATTTCTGATAACATCTCAAATGACATAACAAATTCCAAGAAAAAGATGTCAAACACGAATAAAGATGAGGATGAATACAATatgcagaaaaaagaaaatgtagaaGAAAAGCAGAAGTCTGTAAAATTTAAGAATGATACAAAGGGGGAAGAAACTAGCCCTACAAATGATGTAtctaagaaatataatacaaaagaagtaaaagaagaaaagaataaagcTGATACAAGACATAGAAATAGGGGAAAGGCAAAGAAAGATGCTAAGGAAAGCAAAGAAAATGTTGCATCATTAACAAGGAATAAGCAGCAGTTACCTACTCAG GGAAATCAGCAAACCACTAGTTCAATGCTATCTGCTGGTGGAAGTTTAGCCAATGAAGTGGCCAAGGCTCGTCAACATATTAAACAATCCTTACAGTGT ATGGACGATATTGCAGCTGTGGCTGGTCTAACTGCTCCAAATGATAACAAGAAAGACACAGTTGATGTTAGCC TCGTTcaatcattgaaaaatattattgacaAATTGGATGAACGTGTGAAAGCTCTTGAAGACAAGGTTTCACTCCTATATACCGCTCCTCCAACACTAGCTGTTTGCCCTGCTAAACCTGAACCAGCTACAAAGCAAACGCAGGAAAAAGCCGACGATGACGAGGATGTCGATCTCTTTGGTTCAGATTCAGAGGCAA AGGATGCAGAAGCTGCAAAAATTAGGGAAGAAAGATTGGCTGCGTATGCCGCGAAAAAGTCCAAAA AACCAGCTTTGATCGCTAAGTCGAACATAATATTAGACGTGAAACCGTGGGACGACGAAACAGATATGAAAGCTATGGAAACTAAAGTGCGAAAAATTGAGTGTGATGGTTTATTATGGGGCGCAG CAAAACTTGTTCCACTAGCTTTTGGAATTCACAAACTTCAAATTTCTTGTGTCGTAGAAGACGACAAAGTTTCTGTAGATTGGCTGACAGAAAAAATTCAGGAAATCGAGGATTTTGTACAAAGCGTAGATATTGCAGCTTTTAATAAAGTATAA
- the LOC117607032 gene encoding uncharacterized protein LOC117607032 isoform X3 yields MEKSALAQEKVWFDKPSYDKAERLYFERMAKVVSHKIMESCSLKSEVSLTNNCQDILNSNSLSKTKSKKSKDNQLIISDNISNDITNSKKKMSNTNKDEDEYNMQKKENVEEKQKSVKFKNDTKGEETSPTNDVSKKYNTKEVKEEKNKADTRHRNRGKAKKDAKESKENVASLTRNKQQLPTQMDDIAAVAGLTAPNDNKKDTVDVSLVQSLKNIIDKLDERVKALEDKVSLLYTAPPTLAVCPAKPEPATKQTQEKADDDEDVDLFGSDSEAKDAEAAKIREERLAAYAAKKSKKPALIAKSNIILDVKPWDDETDMKAMETKVRKIECDGLLWGAAKLVPLAFGIHKLQISCVVEDDKVSVDWLTEKIQEIEDFVQSVDIAAFNKV; encoded by the exons ATGGAAAAATCAGCATTAGCCCAAGAAAAGGTATGGTTTGATAAGCCATCCTATGACAAGGCAGAACGGCTATATTTTGAAAGAATGGCTAAG GTGGTGTCCCATAAAATTATGGAAAGCTGCTCTCTTAAATCTGAGGTTTCTCTAACAAACAATTGTCAAGATATTCTGAATAGTAATTCTTTATCTAAGACAAAATCTAAGAAATCTAAAGATAATCAACTGATAATTTCTGATAACATCTCAAATGACATAACAAATTCCAAGAAAAAGATGTCAAACACGAATAAAGATGAGGATGAATACAATatgcagaaaaaagaaaatgtagaaGAAAAGCAGAAGTCTGTAAAATTTAAGAATGATACAAAGGGGGAAGAAACTAGCCCTACAAATGATGTAtctaagaaatataatacaaaagaagtaaaagaagaaaagaataaagcTGATACAAGACATAGAAATAGGGGAAAGGCAAAGAAAGATGCTAAGGAAAGCAAAGAAAATGTTGCATCATTAACAAGGAATAAGCAGCAGTTACCTACTCAG ATGGACGATATTGCAGCTGTGGCTGGTCTAACTGCTCCAAATGATAACAAGAAAGACACAGTTGATGTTAGCC TCGTTcaatcattgaaaaatattattgacaAATTGGATGAACGTGTGAAAGCTCTTGAAGACAAGGTTTCACTCCTATATACCGCTCCTCCAACACTAGCTGTTTGCCCTGCTAAACCTGAACCAGCTACAAAGCAAACGCAGGAAAAAGCCGACGATGACGAGGATGTCGATCTCTTTGGTTCAGATTCAGAGGCAA AGGATGCAGAAGCTGCAAAAATTAGGGAAGAAAGATTGGCTGCGTATGCCGCGAAAAAGTCCAAAA AACCAGCTTTGATCGCTAAGTCGAACATAATATTAGACGTGAAACCGTGGGACGACGAAACAGATATGAAAGCTATGGAAACTAAAGTGCGAAAAATTGAGTGTGATGGTTTATTATGGGGCGCAG CAAAACTTGTTCCACTAGCTTTTGGAATTCACAAACTTCAAATTTCTTGTGTCGTAGAAGACGACAAAGTTTCTGTAGATTGGCTGACAGAAAAAATTCAGGAAATCGAGGATTTTGTACAAAGCGTAGATATTGCAGCTTTTAATAAAGTATAA
- the LOC117607181 gene encoding SPRY domain-containing protein 7 — MTMMFCCLRNCFDGLGFAATQMPKKEPNPIALDTSFMGHEVVIVKNGLRVCGRGGALTNAPLAQSKSYFEVKIQQGGIWAIGLATRSTDLNVAIGGNDTESWALNSDGIIRHNQQEIHKIQNQVQEGDIIGVSYDHIELNFYLNGKSMDAPIMGIKGTVYPVLYVDDGAILDLILDNFAHPPPTGFEKIMLEQSLL, encoded by the exons ATGACAATGATGTTTTGCTGTTTAAGAAACTGTTTTGACGGCCTCGGCTTTGCCGCAACACAAATGCCGAAGAAAGAACCAAATCCTATAGCTTTAGACACATCTTTCATGG GACATGAAGTTGTGATAGTAAAAAACGGTCTAAGAGTATGTGGTCGTGGTGGTGCCTTAACAAATGCTCCTCTTGCCCAAAGTAAAAGTTATTTTGAAGTTAAAATACAACAAGGTGGTATATGGGCAATTGGATTAGCCACAAGATCCACAGATCTCAATGTTGCTATTGGGGGAAATGATACAGAAAGTTGGGCACTTAATTCCGATGGTATTATAAGGCATAATCAACAAGAAATACATAAAATACAAAATCAAGTTCAAGAAGGAGACATTATT GGTGTATCTTATGACCACATAGAActtaatttctatttaaatggAAAATCAATGGATGCCCCTATAATGGGCATAAAAGGGACTGTGTATCCAGTACTTTATG tggACGATGGGGCCATTTTAGACTTAATTTTGGATAATTTTGCTCATCCTCCACCTACAGGTTTTGAAAAGATAATGCTAGAGCAATCATTGCTTTAG